The Nitrospira sp. DNA segment TATGTTCATAGAGGGCGATTACTCTCTGAGCTTCAGTAATATCTCGCATCTGGAGATGTTCCGCGAGTTGCAAGGATTTGCAAATTTGTTTCACGCACAGGACTGGCTTGTATACATTTCAAGATCAAATGAGAAGTTTACGACCTCAGATAACCTCATCACCGTCGTTCTTCCTAAAAAGACTAGGTTTTACGGGCCCACCTTTATCGAGAGGACACATTATTTTCCTCTAACTCCTGAGATCTTTATCGTGTGTCGTTTTCCAGACAAGAGAAGTGGAAAGAAACTATGGAGGAAAACCCTATTCAGCGGAAATGATTCTGAAATCGTCGGACTAAACCTGATTACCTCGAATCAAGTTATCCAATCCGCATATGCCAAGGAAAGGAAAAGCTTGGAGGATTTGCTGGCGACAGCAATGAGCCCAGAGCGAATACAGACCTCCACAAAAGGCGGTTAGTCAATGGTCATGCCTCACATGAGACTCGCGCACAGAGTCGATCATCCGCAAAGGGCTGTTTCTCCGGTTCAATGGCCAGAAATATGACGCCTCAACGCGCGACAAGATGCTGGCGCTATCGATCGTGCGGCGTCTCAGCGTAACCAAGTGTCCTGACACCATTTTCTCCTACCTGCCGGTTTCAAAAATCCTGCTGGCCGGTGCTTGTCTGTAGAAAGCCGTGTGCTTGAACGAGAGTTTGCGAATTGTCTCTGGATACATTTTATCGTAGCTTAAGACCAGATAATGCTTGTTTGACAACTCTCCGGACGCTGGATATGGTGGCTGACCCATGAATTGCTTCAGGGTAGACCATAGGATCTGTCATTCGTATAGGGGTATGAGCTAACTGTGCTTGGCGAGATTTCGACAGTCTTCGTGAGTCATGCAGCTGATATTCTCGCTGAACAGTTAAGTGGATCGGAAATCATTAAGTTCACAGCGGCCTATGCAGTGGACTACGGTGTGGAACTGCCGCATCCTACCTATCCATTCACAGCTCCGAATAAGAGAACAGCTCTTTTTCAGAATCTAAAGGCTTTTCCACCGCAGAGGCAGTATCAGATTATTCGAGAACTATGTGAGCATGCTACATCTCGCGGAGACTCCCCCAGGATCATAGATCTAAAAATCAAGTTGCTAGCGCAGTATGGGCATCTTGCATCAGAGAATGAAGCGGGAAAATTGGATCCGAGTCTAGTAGTTGAAGTGCGTCATTGGTTAGATGTCTACCCTAAAGTACAAAAGCTCTACAATGAGGCCATCCAAAAGCATGAACATGGCTTGTTCAGAAGAAATAGCTTAGACGACCTTCGTCTTGCACTCGAAAAACTTACACAGAACTTGTTTTGCAACGGCAAATCCCTTGAAAATCAGATTTCCGCAATCGGAGGGTTCATTAAAGCGAACGGCGGATCAAAAGAACTCGCCAACATGTTTGAAAAGCTGGTGGATTATTTCACGAAGTACCAGAACACATACGTGAAACACGATGATGCTGTTCCAGGTGCAGAAATGGAATTTGTCATAGAGATAACTTCCTCCTTTATGAAGCATCTCGTTAGGTTAGGCAGCAAAACCTGATGGATCAGGATCACGCTGTCGTGAGAGAACACGGTCAGGGTCGGATTCTGAATCGTGCCTGAGTCAGGATGAACATTCGATCTCGCCTCACCCTCTTCAGAGGCCAGAACCTCCGGCTTCTTTCCCCTGTACGGTGATCTCGCGTGCATCTCGATTAAGATCTGACGGGCCACTATAATTGGCAGAAGTTTTCAGGTCATGACGCTCCAATCACGGAAGGACGAAGAACTCTTTTATTTGAATCGATTTCGGACAGCCTCAGGCCTTTTGGCACAATCTGAAATCGGACTGCATGAGGTGCCCGACTTCATTGTCCGAACACCATCGAGGATTCTCGGGCTTGAGGTCACTAATTACTACATTCCAGCTCCGACAAATCGCCGGCCTCGTCAGGAGCAAGAATCCCTTAGGTCCCAAGTCTTGAGAAAGCCAAAGAACTGCATCTTGGATTGGTGAGTAGCCCAATCCGTGTCTCAGCTT contains these protein-coding regions:
- a CDS encoding DUF4238 domain-containing protein, with amino-acid sequence MFIEGDYSLSFSNISHLEMFRELQGFANLFHAQDWLVYISRSNEKFTTSDNLITVVLPKKTRFYGPTFIERTHYFPLTPEIFIVCRFPDKRSGKKLWRKTLFSGNDSEIVGLNLITSNQVIQSAYAKERKSLEDLLATAMSPERIQTSTKGG